The Humulus lupulus chromosome 4, drHumLupu1.1, whole genome shotgun sequence genome has a window encoding:
- the LOC133830363 gene encoding RING-H2 finger protein ATL46-like produces MSSSLTFARRNGNIVHPNPLLPPPPAPPFSIPSNSVNGQVVRPISPTPSSLSLSKISPILLLVIILLTAIFFISGLVHLLLRFLMKRPSSPIFQSSGYPENSSSHVLQRQLRQLFRLHDSGLDQAIIDALPVFYYKEIMGSKEPFDCAVCLCEFSDQDELRLLPPCGHAFHIHCIDTWLLSNSTCPLCRRTLFRSDLFMENPMWNFDDSFEMSNGLRSDNGENRHSSNQESISGKRVFSVRLGKYRSAGVGETSGSSSCNLDARRCYSMGTFQYVVGDSNLQVVKLVKEGVHRGKFSINGDLEGKKISSRQKGDSFSVSKIWLWSKNSRFPSCSDTDISMPTSLNVKERKSLASLEWRAWAM; encoded by the exons ATGTCCAGTTCACTTACATTCGCGAGAAGAAATGGTAATATCGTTCACCCAAatcctcttcttcctcctcctcctgctccaccattttcaatccctTCTAATAGTGTTAATGGACAAGTAGTACGGCCAATATCACCAACCCCATCTTCCTTATCTCTAAGCAAAATCAGCCCAATTCTTCTTTTGGTCATTATACTTTTAACTGCTATCTTCTTCATTTCTGGTCTGGTCCACCTGCTTCTAAGATTTCTCATGAAAAGACCATCTTCACCAATCTTTCAATCTAGTGGGTACCCAGAAAACTCTAGCTCTCATGTTCTTCAAAGACAGCTCAGGCAACTCTTTCGGTTACATGACTCAGGTCTAGACCAAGCCATTATAGATGCCTTACCTGTTTTCTACTACAAAGAAATCATGGGCTCAAAGGAGCCATTTGATTGTGCTGTTTGCCTATGTGAGTTTTCTGACCAAGATGAGCTGAGGTTACTTCCTCCATGTGGCCATGCTTTTCACATCCACTGTATTGATACATGGCTTCTCTCAAACTCAACATGTCCACTTTGTAGAAGGACCCTTTTCAGATCCGACCTTTTTATGGAAAATCCAATGTGGAACTTTGATGATTCTTTTGAAATGTCAAATGGGCTCCGAAGTGATAATGGAGAGAATAGGCATTCAAGCAACCAGGAAAGTATTAGTGGGAAGAGAGTGTTTTCAGTGAGACTTGGTAAATATAGAAGTGCTGGAGTGGGAGAGACCAGTGGTAGTAGTAGCTGTAACTTGGATGCTAGAAGATGTTACTCCATGGGAACATTTCAGTATGTGGTTGGTGACTCGAATTTGCAAGTGGTGAAGCTTGTCAAGGAGGGTGTTCATCGTGGGAAATTTTCGATCAATGGAGATTTGGAGGGTAAGAAAATCAGTAGCAGGCAAAAGGGCGATAGCTTCTCTGTCTCAAAGATCTGGCTATGGTCCAAGAACAGCAGATTCCCAAGCTGTTCTGACACTGATATCAGTATGCCAACCTCTCTCAAT gtaaaggaaaggaaaagcttggctagccttgagtggagagcttgggcgatgtga